The nucleotide sequence CCTCAGTCAGCAGGTGCGTGATGCCCTCCTGCCTGATGCCGTTCTGCACCATCTTGACCTCCTTGAGCTTATCATGCTTGCTGAATGCCTTTGCCCAGGCCTTCATGCTGCCATTCTCAAGTCGGTTACGGCCGCAGATGACCGTCTCGAGGTCGGGGACGTCTGTGCGACCCTCCTTGCGGGCCTGCTCCTTCTTGTCGTAAAGCTCAGAAAGTGCGTCGGCGATGTACATGCCTGCTTCAGGCCCGAGACCGTTGTTGTTCAGGTAGAGGTGCTGGAGGGGAACGTGAGAGGAGAGAAAGTCGGCGACGGGCTTGTAGGTGTTGATGCCGAAAGCATTGTCGTTCAGGTTGACAGTGGTGAGGTTAGGAAGGTTGGTGATTTGTGTGAGCAGGTGAGTGAGCGCTTCGGGGATCTCGTTGAGGAGGCGACCCGTGAAGATGTCGGCAAGGTTGGCAACCTAAGTATATTAGTACCGGGCCGCACTTGGTGGCTGGTCGATACATCATAGTGATATAGGCATGTTCGAGGCCGACCTACCTGCAGGTTGTTCTTGGTGGAGAGAACCTCACCCAAACGCTTGCATGCACCAATACCCAGAGTATTTCCCAAGATTCTGACCTCCTCGACGTCATCCATAGCCTTGAGGGCGGCGATGTGGGCATCAAGGTCCTCGGCAGTGTCCAGCTTCAGGGCCTTCCCCTCAAGGGTGAAGACCTTGTCGGGGTTCACCATCCTGACGggttccttttctttctctgttTGGTAATTGATGGAACACAAGATATTTACTTATAAAACTGTAGCCGAGAAGTAGCAGTTTAAAGAATAAAGCTATGCCAAGAGAACTGAAAAGAGTTTGTCACGCAGGCGGGTAGCAGCAGAGTAAACAATCGCGAAAACGTTATTTGTAAAATGCTCGTTGCTAGGATAGCGGGGGAGGGGCTGTTGGGGCTGCAAGGGGCAAGAGGTTTCATTCCAGGGGTTTTCCAGGGTTAGGGTACTGAACGTGCAACTAGTCTAGTAACTACCTAAGGTACTGTGGATAACACTTTAACCACAGAATCTTTAATCCTCCCGGATTTATTTCTCTTTGATTCTGTCAGTGAATTTGGTAATTATACAAATCCTGAAAACAATATGTTTCTCAGCCCATATGActgactaggtacctacctttgcTTTCCAATATGGAAAAGCAATGCGCGTGAATAGACCTGTTCTTTGATCAAACGATTGGTTTGTTTGTAGGCGAAATAGCCCCTGGGTACTTTGGTCTGCATGCTCCTGGAGAACCCCCGACTTGTAGTCACGCCTTAGAGTTACAACGGCTGATTATGTCAGCTACCGGCAGTGAGCGATCGCAACCAAGTAAACGCGAGCTGCATGCATCTGATAAAATCATTAAATCTATCACAGCCGgcaaccagcagcagcaaaataCAACACCATACCACTATCACTCATCGAACAATTGAGGCATCCGGACTCTCAAAACTGGCAATAAAGACTTCAATCATCCCCACTCATAACACATCGTCAACAATTAACAATGGCAAAGGCGACATCGCCACCCGATTCTCCACTTTCATCCATGGATGAATCTGACGCGTTCAATGAGGATGGCCACGACACTCCAGACCCGATGCCGCCCGCGAAACGACAGAAACTACAGCTAGACGTATCAACCGCTTCCTCAGCTGTCGCCGGCCCTGACCCCAACGATCCAGCACTGGAAGGGCTATCCCCCGTCTCCTCTGACACCTCTGGCGACATACCCAGTTCTCCGGCACACCACCCACACCACCCACACCACCTACGCCACGGCGATACCGACGATGACCTCCACGAACAGGTGTCAGTCTGCGCCTGGGGAGACTGTGATGCAGGTGATCTCGGCAATATGGATCGGCTGGTTGAGCACATCCACAGCGATCACATTGAGGGCAAGCAGAAGAACAATTATATCTGCGAGTGGAAGGGCTGCGGGAGGAACCGCCAGCTACATGCTAGTGGCTACGCCTTGAAGGCTCATATGAGAAGCCACACAAGAGAGAAGCCTTTCTACTGCTATCTACCCGGTAAGCATTGTGCGCCAAGTCCAAATTTTGAAGACTTTATCAGCTGACATCCATCGACTCATTGTTTACCCAGAATGCGATCGCTCTTTTACTCGTTCCGATGCCTTAGCAAAACACATGCGAACTGTTCATGAAACTGAGGCCTTGAGACCATCTGACCCAATACCAAAGGCAATGCAGGCTCAAACAGCAGCTGGCACATCTACCAAGTCCGGCAAGCCGCTTACAATCGTGATCAAGACGCCACGATCGCATGCGGCAGGGGCTAGGGACTCGGTACTCGACCGTGATGGCGCATCTCCTGGCTCCGAAAACAGCTTCCAGTTCACCGAACTGACTTCAGAGCAGGGCTTCTCCCCTAAGGAGCTCGCAATGCCACTCCCTAAGCTCCACAATCTCCTACGCTGCACGCTCAAGTGgaccgaggaggagcagcaggAACTACAGCGCGAGATTGAGGCCGCCGAAACGGCGTACAAGAACGCTTGGCTCGAGAAGGAGGTGCTTCTGCACCAGGTCATCCAAAACGAGATCAACTGGCACGAGCGCCGACAGGCCGTACTGAGCGGTGTGGCAGACGTGCAAGCAAAGCCTGTGGCTGTGAATGGCacccctgccgccgccgccactgcTGCAGCCGATGATGCCGATTCTGTTGGGGGACTAACAGAAGAGGAAATGGAGACAACCATGCAAGACTAGGCGTCGTGCAGGCCGCTCCGTGTCCAGACTTCCCAGAGCCTCCAAGTTGTCCACTTTCATGCAGACGTGGGTCCATCTGAACCTCCTCCCAGCAGAATGCGTCTACGTCCCTTGGCCCCTGCCCGAGCTTTGGGTTACACAGATATGACTTTGACGCAGCCGACGGCAATGAGCCGGCGCTGAGCACCGTTTTCTGTGGCTCTTCAAATTCCGGTCTTTCAAACCCAGTCCCCGGGCAGTTTTCCCATCTTGACTGGGGCAGCGTTGAAAGTTGAAAAAAGAGGCTTGTAAAACAGGGTACTGTTGTTTTTTTCATATGTATTCAAGCAAGGCGTTTGGGGGGATGTTTTTCACCAAGGCACATGACTTTGACCGTTGAATAATAAAGATAATATCTCATGAGTACTTGCCAAGGCCATGAATGTACCGCTGATGACGACGTCCGGAAGCAGCCAACACAAGATCAAAAACAGTGGATACAGACAACGGCATAACTGGAAGTCTTTCAATCTAAGGACACGGTAGGAAGGGTGCTCCTAGGAGTGGAATCTCGCATATTAGGTGTTGGACAATTCAGCCCATCCGTGAGCTGGCAAAAGGCGGTATACAGAGTATTCGCCAAGAAATACATCCCTTGCCGACATGAGCAATCTCAATCCTGACAGCGGGCATCTCCTTGGGACCGTCGACTTTTCCCAATGGGAGACTACAGCGTATCGGCTGGGGTTCTCTCTTCAGACATGACTATGTGATAGATGAAAAGTTTTGTGGACTTCGGTGCTCATTCATCATTAAGATGCACTTTACGGAGTATACATTCACTACGAAATTGGGCTAGGTCCAGGGTAGGTAGCGTCAACAATGAAAGTACGCTCAAGACAAGTACCCAGGCCAGGTATGTTTTATTACAAATGTCTGGTACACCGAGTTTTCGGGGACAGTCAtggaagaagcaaaaaaaaaagaagaagaagaagcgatTGTCGTAGCGTTAGATATCGATATAGCTTGAATTAGGTAGAAGAAAGCAGTTGATGCTAGCAATATCCGATCTCGAGTCAAGCTGATGATCGAATCAAATTCACGTAGCGCGGCGCGCCAACTCATCATGGAGGCGGCCATGATGCAAGAGCAggcgaaaaaaaggagaacgGGTCCTTTCTTCCACGAGTGCACGTGACTTTGGCGACCAACCGTCAccgcaaaaaaagagaggagaAGCTATCTCAGCTTAGCTCCCTGCACTGCGTCAGACCAGACACTCAATTGCAGGCTCCCCTGCGCACGGAGCTCGGATCAATTGTAGTGGAGCCCCCAGCAACTCGCGAAGCCGGGTGGAAAAACCTCTCACATCCCATGGCCGGCCAGCCGACGACTAGCAAACGAAACCGCAACCCTTCTCTAGCCGTCGACGATAATACCGCCTAATTCCACGCCCGACACCATCGTCAATTGAAACAAATCACACCCAGATCAACCCACACATTCAATTGTCAAGATGCTCAGCTCATTGTCCAGGGTTTCGGTACGTTTGGGTCTTGTTCTGTTGTCACAGCGTGGCACACGTGCGGAGATGGAAGAAAccggaggagaaaaaaaaagcatccaTAATCACAACCCAAAGATCAACCAAACTAACTACAGTGCTTTCTGACAACAAAACAGAGCCGCAAGGCCATCTCGACCGTCTCAAGGCTCGCTAAGCCTACCGTTGCCCGTACTTTCATGACCCCGACTGTTTCGCGGAGAGGTACGTTCTCAAAAAGAGCTTTATAACGTCATTCAAGCGACACGTTCAATTGCCCATTTGGTTATCCCTACACGACCCTACAATACAGACATTCAAATAGAAACTATCATCGAACACCGCAATCGTTCAACACGACGCGGAGTTTGAATTGGAGCTTGGCGAGCGGGGCTGTATGTTCTCGGTGATCTTGAGAACGAAATGCCGCGCTGCTTGGGCGGTAAATGCCCCAAACGATAGTTAGCGACCGACTCCAAATAATACACTCCCGCCCAAGCGATAGCACGCCGAAGCTCGTCTGCATCCCGGCCCAAAATCTACAGCCCGACTATCCTAAAACAACAAGCCAACCCGATCACACGAACATAATCCACAACCCCAATCAGCATTAAAGCTAACCATGCATTCATCTCACACAGCCGACTTTGTCCAGGAGCTCTACCTCAAGGAGCTCAAGGCTTACAAGCCCACCCCCATCAAGGAGTCAGACTCCCAGGGCCAGGTCGCCACCTTCAACCTGCCCCAGGCCCCCAAGTCGCCAGAGGAGGCCGACCTGGCCGCCAGCCTTAAGGAGTACGAGTCCATGGCCGTCGAGGTCGAGGGCAACGAGGCCGTCGCCGAGGGAGAGACCGCTGTCGTCGAGGACTGGCttgtcgaggacgaggaggacgtCGCCCCTGCCAAGCACTAGAGAaggagagaagaaaataaaagtaAACGCTTGATCAAACCTgggttcttttttgtttacttttctccctttctattttcctttactttcctctttttgttttgaatGCTATGAATACAGCGGAAATGGGGAGGAGGGCAGTTGTGGACGGTCGATGAAAAGGCTCCCCAAATCATCCATCCTCCTCTGCTTATAATCCCTGGCGCAAGGACTGTCCATCCTTCGTCGCAACACTGGATGGAGGGACTTAATCGTCAGACTTACTGCACCTGCTGTGGAAAgcacgcagcagcagcgagtcGGTGCCGTTGACGCCCCGTCTGTTACGCGCCCACACATCTGGGTCAGtcaatcttttttttggactCAAGTGGAACAGTTCACTAGAAAAACAAGAGAGCGTGGGGGTCACAAGGTGTAGGGGGAGACACAGCTGTATAATAGGGTCGATGCGTGGTCTCAGTCACAAAATCTCACAACGGGCGTGATATCTTCTTTCATCTCAGTTCCATTATCGTATCTTTTCCTTGCACGCTACCGCCAGTTCTCAGGACTCCGTAGTCTCCTAGGATGGTCTTCCGACCGAGGAGTTGGTCAGCTTGTGGAAACGCCCTTCCGTCAGATATCCATCGAGTCAACACTGAAGGGGTATGAAGTATGAGGGTTGCTCTCCGTGTACACATGTTAACATATATGCACTAGTTTTCCACAGTAGTGCGCTGCCGGTAAAGTACCACTCGCTATGACAAGACCACAATGAGTCTGTTCAATATTCGAATACCGAGCTCGAAGTATCAATATACATGAATAATTATGccaggaaaagaagaaaaatcaaTGTTTCTCCGCTGATGCTCGGTTATGCCGCTTGAACGTCGTTCCCTCATAATCATTCAATATataaaaaggagaaaaggaACATAAAAAATAACATGACCGCCCCGAAAGGAAGGGACGGGAAAATCAAAGACAGGATGAGAAAGGTTAAAACGGGTAGAAGAGAAAATAATACAGGACAGAAAGTAATGAGACGGTAATCAGTCATGGGTTCTCTTATCTTGTGAGTGGCAAAAGGTTATACACGATATGCGTTTTCTTGTCGTGTTCAAACAGCTACAAAAGATAGACAAAGAAGCGGAAAGATAAGAAGGATCAAAGTATGCCATTTTGTTTTCATTTTTCCTTTGAATACATCAAAAAGCCAATCAGTATCAAGCCAGCCGTGGTTTAGCAGAACCACGCCAGGATCCCACAGAATACAGAGAAATAAACCACCTTAGAACGCCTTCCTATCGCCGTTCCAAATTGATGTGTTGTGTGTCATGTTTTtaagaaaggaaaaagaaaaaaaggaaaaggaaacgaCGATTCATGATGCAAACACCGCCCGTATCTGCCAATGCAAGATGATATTCCATTTCATGTTTTTTGGTTCTTTTTTCGGATGGGTGGGTTCTGGGTAGTGACGAATGCAAAGATACGCAGATGTAGTGGAGGTCGATGGGGGGGTATTGTGAtaaacaaagaaacaaaacataGCGTCTCATGCTTCAGTTGAGTCGTGAAACGGACTAGAACAAAATCGTAAGACAAAAGGCATTCAAATCAGCGGGTAGGGTCTCTTTCCGCTCAATGAGCTCCATACACCCTCTGGCAAACTCGCTGTTCCATGTGCTAATATGCTACATGTCAAACTGCGAATTGCTAAACATGTGCTCATCGTTTCCCGTGGACCGAACGATGCCGCTCATCCGGTTGCCGTTGCGAGGGTTCAGATCGTCCAGATCGTCCCAATCGTGGTCTTCTTTGGCTCGATCAAAGTCGTCCatatcctcgtcgtcgttgcCGTACCGGTCCCTCATGTTCTCCTCCAGAGTGCTCTCCCCTGTGAAGGTAAAGCCTTGGAAGTTTGCTTGGACCGATGGTGAAAGGGGTGTCGAGTTCCCGTATCCTACTCCCTTGGCCAACTGCGCGGCGCGCTCGTTGAGAGAACCATTCGTGTCCAGCGCGTTGGTAAATTCAGGGTCGAAGTAGGAGACATCTGTCTCTGACTTCAATTTCGGCTTGAAGGGGGGCGTGATCTGCCTCTTTTGCAGAGCGTTCCAATCGACATCCCGGAAGAAAGGGTGCTGCTTCAGCTCCTCGGCGTCGTTGGTGGCTCCCAGCCTGTGCTTTGGGTTCCGGTTGAGCAAACCCTTGACAAAGTTTCGCCCCTCGACAGACAAAGTGTCTTTGGGGAACCGTACCTTGCCAAAGGCAATGTTCTTGTACATCTGCTGTGTGTCCTCAGCATAGAAAGGACTCCACCCACAGCACATCTCGAAGACTAGAACGCCCAGCGACCAAAAGTCTACCATCTTCGTGTAGCCCGCCTCGTCCAGCAACACTTCGGGGGCAAGGTACTCAGTTGTGCCGCAGAAGGTGTTTGTAGTGTCATTCTGCGCCAGATCTGCCTTTGATAGACCGAAATCGCAAAGCGCAATGTGGCCTGTTGCGTCGAGGAGGATGTTTTCGGGCTTGAGATCCCGGTATACTATGTCGTTATTGTGCAAATGTTGTATAGCGAGAATGAGCTCGGCAATGTAAAACTTGGCCCTCTTCTCCTCGAAGCGGCCCTCTTTTTGCAAATGCCAGAAGAGCTCACCTCCAGACATGTAGTCTGTAACAAGGTAGAGGTCTGTGGGTGTCTGGAATGAGAACTTAAGGCTGACGATAAAGGGCGAATTTGACGTTGCTGTCCGAACCAAAATATTCCTCTCCCCAACAGTGTGCGCcacttctttcttttgtacGATAACCTTTTTCGAGAGGACTTTCATGGCGTAGATGCGTTTAGTGTCCCTTTTCCGCACCTGATAGACCTGGCCGAACGTCCCTTTCCCAATAAGTTTAAGGATTTCAAAGTCGTCGGGACCGTAGTGTTTACGGCCTGTCGCCTCATACAGGGCCTCGACGTAAATCTCTCCAGTAGGTGCGTTCTCGGCAACGGTGTCAGCGTGTCCAACCAGCGGGAACCAGCCCCTCAGTGGGACTTCCTTGCTCGCCTCGAGCTCGACAGAGCCCAAGAACTCTTCTCCATTCGCGCCATGCTCCCAGATAGTGATTTCCACACGCATGTCCTTGTCGTTGACGTCACTGTGAACAGTCAGTATGTCATTGCTCCCAGTAAAGATTCCCAGTAGCCGCTTACAAGACAGCTTCCGCATCCCACTTTGGCCTAGTAAAGGTACGCCTCGTCCGGTTCCTAAAGGTGTTGTACTCGGTGACGCTGGTGTTGCTGCTCTGCCGGCTCCTCATGGGGATGGCCATGGGGGTTCTACCCATGTCACTACCTGAACGTGAGATGGGAACGCCGCCGAGCGGGGTCGACACTGATAgttcatcttcatcctcgAATGTCCTCGGGCCACCTGATATCAGCTCGCTTCGTTGGCAAACCGCCACAACGTAGGGGTCCCGGCACTTCCTGACCCCCCTGCCCTCGGTGATTTTGACCGTAAGCTTGCCCTTGGGCGCTGCCACCTGCTCCCCAGACCGAAGCGACGGCGTGCTCGTGCCGGTGCTTGTGCCGTTGGCCTTATCTTCGTGACTACCACTCCGGGATGCGTGCGCCGTGGATAGAGATCGAGTTGGCGTAGAGTGGCCGCTCTTTTTACCCTCACTCGTTAGCTTCGTGGGATGCGCAGTGCTCGCTGGCTTTTTGCACAAAGATGCAACAATCCCCTCATCCCGGCTTGGAGATGAGGATACAAAAGCAGAACTTTGTTGATGTTTATAAGAAAAATGACTGGCAAGCACGCTGCACGGCTGTGTGACAACAGATGCTAGGGTTTTGGACGGGC is from Pyricularia oryzae 70-15 chromosome 2, whole genome shotgun sequence and encodes:
- a CDS encoding ran GTPase-activating protein 1, producing the protein MVNPDKVFTLEGKALKLDTAEDLDAHIAALKAMDDVEEVRILGNTLGIGACKRLGEVLSTKNNLQVANLADIFTGRLLNEIPEALTHLLTQITNLPNLTTVNLNDNAFGINTYKPVADFLSSHVPLQHLYLNNNGLGPEAGMYIADALSELYDKKEQARKEGRTDVPDLETVICGRNRLENGSMKAWAKAFSKHDKLKEVKMVQNGIRQEGITHLLTEGLSNTLAIQVLDLQDNTFTITGATALAKIAPTWTDLRELGVSDSYLGAKGGRLLSRALAKGKNEKLETLRMQYNDMNARTLKSFADTVKDGLPALKKIEINGNKLSEDDVSIAALQKLLEARKEKAGGDVLIEEEWGVDSLSDLEDDSDEEEEEESEEEAETEEEIKKTLDKDEKEAKEPATIKDVASKEVDEITQKLRQTGI
- a CDS encoding AGC/AKT protein kinase; the protein is MTTSVGNINGQHRTAAGSEDDGVDHIGIDTPRSGIATPQPDLQDKRLPSIMSSFGQVRYFFNLFSFSISSTTGLATNASSNNTVSGDERLHRSASGSASASSSPQHPDSPRILPSEVPELSEDKIPPVSFEKAAAMPSKELPSSCDGLSPYPTPPTSQRGSLQCGVLGDTSGEGGICGHTSAVAPSHSRNQSSSDVVQRQTAGPSKTLASVVTQPCSVLASHFSYKHQQSSAFVSSSPSRDEGIVASLCKKPASTAHPTKLTSEGKKSGHSTPTRSLSTAHASRSGSHEDKANGTSTGTSTPSLRSGEQVAAPKGKLTVKITEGRGVRKCRDPYVVAVCQRSELISGGPRTFEDEDELSVSTPLGGVPISRSGSDMGRTPMAIPMRSRQSSNTSVTEYNTFRNRTRRTFTRPKWDAEAVFDVNDKDMRVEITIWEHGANGEEFLGSVELEASKEVPLRGWFPLVGHADTVAENAPTGEIYVEALYEATGRKHYGPDDFEILKLIGKGTFGQVYQVRKRDTKRIYAMKVLSKKVIVQKKEVAHTVGERNILVRTATSNSPFIVSLKFSFQTPTDLYLVTDYMSGGELFWHLQKEGRFEEKRAKFYIAELILAIQHLHNNDIVYRDLKPENILLDATGHIALCDFGLSKADLAQNDTTNTFCGTTEYLAPEVLLDEAGYTKMVDFWSLGVLVFEMCCGWSPFYAEDTQQMYKNIAFGKVRFPKDTLSVEGRNFVKGLLNRNPKHRLGATNDAEELKQHPFFRDVDWNALQKRQITPPFKPKLKSETDVSYFDPEFTNALDTNGSLNERAAQLAKGVGYGNSTPLSPSVQANFQGFTFTGESTLEENMRDRYGNDDEDMDDFDRAKEDHDWDDLDDLNPRNGNRMSGIVRSTGNDEHMFSNSQFDM